Part of the Bdellovibrionales bacterium genome is shown below.
ATCAGCAGTTTCTCCAGCAGCTGATAGTCTTAAGTCCGCCATGCAAGCGATTACAAGCAATACTGGAATTAAGTTCGTGGAAAGAACAAATGAGACGGATTACCTGGAATTTGTGAAATCAGATCAAGCAAACACTTGTGGATCTTATGTTGGTCGGCAGGGCGGCGCTCAATCGGTTTTTGTACAGGCTGGAGCGGGAGGCTGTGGGCTGGCAGCGAACGTTCACGAACTTCTCCACGCCATTGGTTTGTGGCACGAGCAATCGCGAACCGATCGTGACAATCACGTCGAAATCTTATACGACAACATCATACCAGAGTATAAGGACCAGTTTGATATTCTTCCTGGAGTTATCCTCGGCGCCTATGATTTCACATCTGTTATGCATTACGGGGTGAAGTTTTTCTCTAAAAACGGCAATGACACCATTCGCAGTCGCAATGGCCAAAAAATTGAACGAGTTGTGCCCATGAGCGGTCTGGACGCCTCTGGCGTGAAGGAGCTTTACAAGTCCGAATTGAGTAGCGGTGGCGGGGGCGGTCAGTGTGATCCAGCTGCAAAGGGAGCGAGCTGTGGTATCACCAATGGCACCGGACAAATGGAGGATCAAACTTGCAATGCATCCACTCAACAGTGGGTGGGCGGAGTTTGTCGAGTGAAGACATGCAACACGGGTTTTCAACCTGATTCGGCGAGAGCGGCTTGCGTTCAATCTGGAAGTAATAACGAAGCCCCGCGCGGGAATGTCGATGGATTTATTGGAGACGGCGTTTTATATGGCTGGACCTATGATCCGAACAGTTCCGGGACAAATATTGACGTCCATTATTACATTGACGGTGCTTTCGCAGGTGCTAGCAAGGCTGACAAACCTCGAAGTGATGTGAACACCGCATTTGGTATTGCCGGCAATCATGGCTTTGAATTCAGAGTGCCAGACAGCTATCGAAACAATCAGCAGCACACGATCAGAGCCTACGGAATCGATCTTCAGGGTCAGACAAATCCAGAGCTCGGAGCAAAAACTTTCACTTTGGGCACTGGCAACATTGCGTGTAACAACGCAAATAAAGGGGGCAGTTGCAACATCTCCAACGGAACAGGACAGATGGAAGGTCAAACTTGCGATGGCACAACCGGCAATTGGGTGGGTGGTGCTTGTCGAGTGAAGACCTGCAATACTGGATTTGAGCCCAATTCGGCGAGAACCGCCTGCGTTGCAAGTCAAGCTCAAAACGAGGCGCCTCGTGGCAACGTCGATGTGTTGACGGCAGATGGCGTGTTGAAGGGCTGGAGCTACGATCCGAACAGTTCAGCCGCAAATATTGACGTCCATTACTACATCGACGGTGCTTTTGCAGGGTCCAGCAGGGCTGATAGACCTCGAGGTGATGTGAACACTGCCTTTGGGATTGCTGGCGATCATGGTTTCGAATTTAGAGTGCCAGACAGTTATCGAAACAATCAGCAGCACACGATCAGAGCCTACGGAATCGATCTTCAGGGTCAGACCAACCCAGATCTTGGATCGAAGTCTTTTACCCTGGGCAGCGGCACTCCAGCCGTCACTGGTCTCTCCTTTGTCAGTGGAAGCTACAGTGTGGGAGTTACCGGATCTGCCTCAAATCTTCCGGACACGACGATGTGGTGTTTGACTCCTGGTTCTGGTTCCTGCACTCCCAATCTTTCGCGCATGCAAGATTGGGCGGCGACGGGCTCAACAGGCAACAACCGGTTTAATTGGAAATATGAGATTCGGCCTTACCAAGTGGGCTGGTGTCCTGGGACTTTTACGGCGGTTGTGCAAGCTCCGGGTGAAACGGCACTGAGAGCCTCCTTCACAATTGGGTACCCAGATACTTCTGTCTCGAACGGTGGATTGAGAGTGAACAATGTGCCACCTCCTTCGGTCGGTGTATTGAAGGGTTGTTTTGAATATTATGAGGAAGGTGGACCGAATGGTAAAGGAACATGCGGTACCCCTGGCGTCGGCAAGACAGCAATCATTAATAGTGGATGGTCTTACAATGAGAGCGATCACTCCGCCACATTCAATGGAAATTCGAGTGTTTTCGGAGGTCGTCATGGGACTATATTCTTCACTTTCGAATACAACTGCGGACTTACGCAGACAGTTTCGGGTAGTTTCTAGTAGCTTTTGATTTGCGTTGGTGTTTTATCTGAATTGGGATTTTAAGGCCGAATCAGTTTTTCAACTCATTTGGCTTTAAAGTGCTATCGACAAAAAAAGCGCCATTTAAACCCAAGGATCTTTGAACCTCTCTGCTCGGGAGTCTCGCCAAGGAGAATCTAAATTTTAATACAGCGGCTGGCCCGCAAGCCATCGGTGAATCTGTTGTGTCCAAAAGACACAGGGAGCTGGCTGAAGCAAATCTCAGGATTTCAGGATCGAGTTCGGCTTGGTGCAGTGCTCACAACGTGAGCGCTGCTGCCGGACGCATGTTTGAAGATCCTGGACTCCTGAGATTTGCTTCAGCCAGGCACCCTTGGAGTTTGGAACAACAATCAAGTGGGCCAGTTTAAATTTGTCAACGGAGACCCACAAGGCTTCGGGCTTTATCAAATGCATTTGGGAGACCACTCCGATCAGTCCCAGCACCCTGGGCAAAGTCGGCCCGTCCACCTCCTTTGCCACCCATTTCTTGGGAAATTTCCTTTAAAATAGTTCCGGCATTGATGGGACCTACCAAGTCTTTGGTTACCGATACCAGGATGGGGTGGTTCTGTTCTCCCTGACCCACAATGATAATGACGCCTGATTGAATTTGGTCGCGCAATTTATCTCCAATTTCGCTGAGAATTTTTCGGT
Proteins encoded:
- a CDS encoding M12 family metallopeptidase yields the protein MSKLSLISSFRRLSLSVNLFFMAISGCGKFDVAHLNLSENGSRGTVLARFFQDQNIYEKELPFRNVDGYAFFEDDIILGRIDKLSVKPLNFVLPSSATGVLDFAEFSGIQSFAFAIEGGRLWTKGIVPYVITSAVSPAADSLKSAMQAITSNTGIKFVERTNETDYLEFVKSDQANTCGSYVGRQGGAQSVFVQAGAGGCGLAANVHELLHAIGLWHEQSRTDRDNHVEILYDNIIPEYKDQFDILPGVILGAYDFTSVMHYGVKFFSKNGNDTIRSRNGQKIERVVPMSGLDASGVKELYKSELSSGGGGGQCDPAAKGASCGITNGTGQMEDQTCNASTQQWVGGVCRVKTCNTGFQPDSARAACVQSGSNNEAPRGNVDGFIGDGVLYGWTYDPNSSGTNIDVHYYIDGAFAGASKADKPRSDVNTAFGIAGNHGFEFRVPDSYRNNQQHTIRAYGIDLQGQTNPELGAKTFTLGTGNIACNNANKGGSCNISNGTGQMEGQTCDGTTGNWVGGACRVKTCNTGFEPNSARTACVASQAQNEAPRGNVDVLTADGVLKGWSYDPNSSAANIDVHYYIDGAFAGSSRADRPRGDVNTAFGIAGDHGFEFRVPDSYRNNQQHTIRAYGIDLQGQTNPDLGSKSFTLGSGTPAVTGLSFVSGSYSVGVTGSASNLPDTTMWCLTPGSGSCTPNLSRMQDWAATGSTGNNRFNWKYEIRPYQVGWCPGTFTAVVQAPGETALRASFTIGYPDTSVSNGGLRVNNVPPPSVGVLKGCFEYYEEGGPNGKGTCGTPGVGKTAIINSGWSYNESDHSATFNGNSSVFGGRHGTIFFTFEYNCGLTQTVSGSF